A stretch of Perognathus longimembris pacificus isolate PPM17 chromosome 1, ASM2315922v1, whole genome shotgun sequence DNA encodes these proteins:
- the Foxe1 gene encoding forkhead box protein E1, protein MTAESGPPPPPPPPQPEALASVKEERSEAAVAGAGVPAEASGRGAGGRRRKRPLQRGKPPYSYIALIAMAIAHAPERRLTLGGIYKFITERFPFYRDNPKKWQNSIRHNLTLNDCFLKIPREAGRPGKGNYWALDPNAEDMFESGSFLRRRKRFKRSDLSTYPAYMHDAAAAAAAAAAAAAAAIFPGAVPTARAPYPGAVYAGYAPSSLAAPPPVYYPAASPGPCRVFGLVPERPLSPELGPAPSGPGGSCAFASAGASTTTTTTTGYQPAGCAGARPANPSAYAAAYAGPDGAYPQGAGSALFAAAGRLAGPASPHSGGGSGGVETAVDFYGRTSPGQFGALGPCYNPGGQLGGSGAGTYHARHAAYPGGVDRFVSAI, encoded by the coding sequence ATGACCGCCGAgagcgggccgccgccgccgccgccgccgccgcagcccgaGGCGCTGGCATCCGTGAAAGAGGAGCGCAGCGAGGCCGCGGTggccggggccggggtccccGCGGAGGCGTcgggccggggcgccggggggcGCCGGCGCAAGCGCCCCCTGCAGCGCGGGAAGCCGCCCTACAGCTACATCGCGCTCATCGCCATGGCCATCGCGCACGCGCCCGAGCGCCGCCTCACCCTGGGCGGCATCTACAAGTTCATCACCGAACGCTTCCCCTTCTACCGCGACAACCCCAAAAAGTGGCAGAACAGCATCCGCCACAACCTCACGCTCAACGACTGCTTCCTCAAGATCCCGCGCGAGGCCGGCCGCCCGGGCAAAGGTAACTACTGGGCGCTGGATCCCAACGCCGAGGACATGTTCGAGAGCGGCAGCTTCCTGCGCCGCCGCAAGCGCTTCAAGCGCTCGGACCTCTCCACGTACCCGGCTTACATGCACGACGCggcggccgccgccgctgccgccgccgccgccgccgccgcagccatCTTCCCCGGTGCGGTGCCCACCGCGCGCGCGCCCTACCCGGGTGCGGTCTACGCGGGCTACGCGCCGTCCTCGCTCGCCGCGCCGCCTCCCGTCTACTACCCCGCCGCGTCGCCCGGTCCTTGCCGGGTCTTCGGGTTGGTTCCCGAACGGCCGCTCAGCCCGGAGCTGGGCCCCGCACCGTCCGGGCCCGGCGGCTCCTGCGCCTTTGCCTCGGCCGgcgcctccaccaccaccaccaccaccaccggctATCAGCCCGCCGGCTGCGCCGGGGCGCGGCCAGCCAACCCTTCGGCCTACGCGGCCGCTTACGCCGGCCCCGACGGCGCGTACCCACAGGGCGCCGGCAGTGCGCTCTTCGCCGCGGCCGGTCGCCTGGCGGGACCCGCTTCTCCCCACTCCggtggcggcagcggcggcgtGGAGACCGCGGTGGACTTCTACGGGCGCACGTCGCCGGGCCAGTTCGGAGCGTTAGGGCCCTGTTACAATCCCGGCGGGCAGCTGGGAGGGAGCGGTGCGGGCACCTACCACGCCCGCCACGCCGCCTACCCCGGAGGGGTGGACAGGTTCGTGTCAGCCATATGA